A genome region from Triticum aestivum cultivar Chinese Spring chromosome 2B, IWGSC CS RefSeq v2.1, whole genome shotgun sequence includes the following:
- the LOC123045428 gene encoding aluminum-activated malate transporter 1-like, with the protein MEVDHHIRVSDGETTAGRGGVVGVFFASCWLRLRSVLVGLCCWVSGFARKVGRIAREDPRRVAHSLKVGLALTLVSVFYYVTPLFKGFGVSTLWAVLTVVVVMEYTVGGTLSKGLNRAFATLVAGFIAVGAHQVANRCGAQGEPILLAIFVFLLASAATFSRFIPEIKARYDYGVTIFILTFSLVAVSSYRVEELIQLAHQRFSTIVIGVLTCLCTTIFVFPVWAGEDLHKLTAGNLDKLAQFLQGLESECFGEKPASENLEGKAFLQVYKSVLNSKASEDSLCNFAKWEPGHGKFGFRHPWSQYQKLGALCRQCASSMEALASYVITLQKSQYPEANPELTFKVRTACGEMSSHSAKALKELSTAIRTMIVPSPANITMSAAIKAAKDLRNELSEEAALLQVMHVAVTATLLSDLVTTIVKIAETADNLARLGHFKNPEKTQKDVAINIPSR; encoded by the exons ATGGAGGTTGATCACCACATCAGGGTGAGTGACGGCGAGACGACGGCCGGACGAGGAGGCGTTGTCGGCGTCTTCTTCGCGAGCTGCTGGCTGCGGCTCCGCTCGGTGCTCGTCGGGCTTTGTTGCTGGGTCTCCGGGTTCGCCAGGAAGGTGGGCAGGATCGCCAGAGAGGATCCAAGGAGGGTGGCGCACTCGCTCAAGGTCGGCCTGGCGCTCACCCTCGTGTCCGTCTTCTACTACGTGACGCCGCTGTTCAAGGGCTTCGGGGTCTCCACGCTCTGGGCCGTGctcaccgtcgtcgtcgtcatggAGTACACCGTCG GTGGCACGCTGAGCAAAGGCTTGAATAGAGCCTTCGCGACGCTGGTGGCTGGGTTCATCGCCGTGGGAGCTCATCAGGTAGCTAACCGCTGTGGTGCACAGGGGGAGCCCATACTGCTCGCCATCTTCGTCTTCTTGCTAG CGTCGGCGGCAACGTTCTCGCGCTTCATCCCAGAGATCAAGGCGAGGTACGACTACGGCGTGACCATCTTCATACTCACCTTCAGCCTGGTGGCCGTGTCGAGCTACCGCGTGGAGGAGCTCATTCAGCTGGCGCACCAGCGCTTCtccaccatcgtcatcggcgtccTTACCTGCCTCTGCACCACCATCTTCGTCTTCCCCGTCTGGGCCGGCGAGGATCTTCACAAGCTCACCGCCGGCAACCTCGACAAGCTGGCACAGTTTCTTCAAG GATTGGAATCTGAATGCTTTGGAGAAAAGCCTGCCAGCGAGAATTTGGAGGGCAAAGCCTTTCTGCAAGTGTACAAGAGCGTCCTCAACTCCAAGGCCAGTGAGGACTCCCTG TGCAATTTTGCCAAGTGGGAGCCCGGTCATGGCAAATTCGGCTTCCGGCACCCATGGAGCCAATACCAGAAGCTCGGAGCTCTTTGTCGTCAGTGCGCGTCTTCAATGGAGGCTCTTGCTTCCTATGTCATCACACTGCAAAAATCCCAG TACCCTGAGGCCAATCCGGAGCTAACCTTTAAGGTCCGAACGGCGTGCGGGGAAATGAGCTCGCACTCTGCTAAGGCGCTCAAGGAGCTATCAACAGCCATTCGGACAATGATCGTACCATCTCCAGCCAACATCACCATGTCCGCAGCCATCAAAGCTGCAAAAGACCTCAGAAATGAATTATCAGAGGAAGCAGCTCTGTTGCAAGTGATGCATGTGGCTGTTACTGCGACACTTCTCTCAGACTTGGTTACGACAATAGTGAAAATTGCAGAAACCGCTGATAATCTAGCACGGCTTGGCCACTTCAAGAACCCTGAAAAAACTCAGAAAGATGTCGCTATCAACATTCCGAGCAGATAA
- the LOC123045427 gene encoding digalactosyldiacylglycerol synthase 1, chloroplastic isoform X1: MGVDNPPPITGSGRDGDAFAFISKGWREVRDSATADLQLMRTRTDRELGRLLASASALAGPGPAQPVAAGAPFAELEFVRKRIQPKIAELRKQYSSTVLDGWPPKSGASLRVDLSGITAIRNAIVSSGKADGGDEGKEWEVVRMIRNGLKEFERRSLSSEMSAGFRVRTDFVEKFKLSLKSMNKESQEPKQDAPPLNLTEILAYLVRQSGPFLDQLGVQRDLCEKLVDTLYSKRNGRLMHPPFSGDRSLIGNEDITNELDLRIARVLESTGYHREGFWNDPSKYKISDNRRHVAIVTTASLPWMTGTAINPLFRAAYLARSTMQKVTLVVPWLCKSDQQLVYPDNITFCSPEEQETYIRNWLQERLGFAANFKISFYPGKFSKERRSIIPAGDTSEFISSGEADIAILEEPEHLNWYHHGKRWTDKFNHVIGVVHTNYLEYIKREKNGALQAFLVKHINNWVTRAYCHKVLRLSAATQDLPRSIICNVHGVNPKFLNIGEKVIADRERGHNSFSKGAYFLGKMVWAKGYKELIDLLYKHKNDLEGFKLDVYGNGEDSQAVQAAARKLDLGINFYKGKDHADDSLHGYKVFINPSVSDVLCTATAEALAMGKFVICPDHPSNEFFKSFPNCLMYRTPEEFVARVKEAMSSEPQPLTPEKRYSLSWEAATERFMQYSELDKVLKDRNAQCGEGVKRKGVRKLPLLPKFSDILDGGLAFAHYCATGNEILRMATGATPGTRDYDKQQCMDLNLLPPQIQHPVYGL, translated from the exons ATGGGCGTGGATAATCCGCCGCCGATCACCGGCTCCGGCCGCGACGGCGACGCGTTCGCTTTCATCTCCAAGGGATGGCGCGAGGTGCGGGACTCGGCGACCGCCGACCTGCAGCTGATGCGGACGCGGACCGACAGGGAGCTGGGGCGCCTCCTCGCGTCGGCGTCGGCGCTCGCGGGGCCCGGACCGGCGCAGCCGGTGGCCGCGGGGGCGCCCTTCGCGGAGCTGGAGTTCGTGCGGAAGCGGATCCAACCCAAGATTGCGGAGCTGAGGAAGCAGTACTCGTCGACAGTGCTCGACGGATGGCCGCCAAAGTCCGGCGCCAGCCTCCGCGTCGACCTCTCTGGGATTACGGCTATCCGCAACGCCATTGTGTCCAGCGGGAAGGCTGATGGCGGTGACGAGGGGAAGGAGTGGGAGGTCGTCAGGATGATACGGAACGGGCTCAAGGAGTTCGAGCGCCGGAGCCTGTCAAGTGAGATGTCTGCTGGGTTTCGTGTCCGCACCGACTTTGTGGAGAAATTTAAACTGAGCTTG AAATCTATGAACAAAGAGTCTCAGGAACCGAAG CAGGATGCCCCGCCACTGAATCTAACTGAAATACTGGCATATCTAGTCAGGCAGTCTGGACCATTCTTGGATCAACTTGGTGTACAAAGAG ATCTGTGTGAAAAACTAGTGGACACATTGTACAGTAAACGGAATGGCCGGCTCATGCATCCGCCTTTTTCAGGAGATAGATCCTTAATTGGTAATGAGGACATAACTAATGAGCTTGATCTAAGAATAGCTAGGGTGCTAGAAAGTACTGGCTATCACAGAGAAGGTTTTTGGAACGATCCTTCAAAGTACAAGATCTCAGACAACAGACGACATGTTGCAATTGTCACCACAGCAAGTCTTCCGTGGATGACTGGGACAGCTATCAATCCACTGTTCCGTGCTGCATATCTGGCAAGAAGTACAATGCAAAAAGTGACACTAGTGGTTCCTTGGCTCTGTAAGTCAGACCAGCAACTAGTCTACCCGGATAACATCACCTTTTGTTCACCAGAAGAGCAAGAAACTTATATTAGGAACTGGCTACAGGAAAGACTTGGCTTTGCAGCAAATTTTAAGATATCCTTCTATCCTGGCAAG TTCTCAAAAGAGCGACGAAGCATTATTCCTGCAGGGGATACCTCAGAATTCATTTCCTCAGGAGAAGCTGATATAGCAATTTTGGAAGAACCAGAGCATCTCAATTGGTATCATCATGGGAAGCGTTGGACAGATAAGTTCAATCATGTCATTGGCGTAGTTCATACAAATTATCTAGAGTATATCAAAAGGGAGAAAAATGGTGCTCTTCAAGCTTTCCTTGTTAAACATATCAATAATTGGGTGACTAGGGCATACTGCCACAAG GTTTTACGTCTTTCTGCAGCAACTCAAGATCTACCCAGGTCCATCATTTGCAACGTTCATGGTGTAAATCCAAAGTTCCTCAATATTGGCGAAAAAGTAATAGCGGACAGGGAGCGTGGACATAACTCTTTTTCCAAGGGAGCATACTTTCTTGGGAAGATGGTTTGGGCTAAAGGCTATAAAGAACTGATTGATTTGTTATACAAACACAAAAATGACTTGGAGGGCTTCAAGTTAGATGTTTATGGAAATGGCGAGGATTCACAGGCTGTCCAGGCTGCTGCTAGGAAATTGGATTTGGGCATCAATTTCTACAAGGGAAAGGACCATGCCGATGATTCACTCCATGG GTACAAGGTTTTCATCAATCCCAGTGTTAGTGATGTACTGTGCACAGCAACTGCTGAGGCTCTTGCAATGGGGAAATTTGTTATCTGCCCCGATCATCCATCAAATGAATTTTTCAAGTCATTTCCCAACTGCTTGATGTATAGAACTCCAGAGGAATTTGTTGCCCGAGTGAAGGAGGCCATGTCTAGTGAACCTCAACCTTTGACCCCTGAGAAAAGATACAGTTTGTCGTGGGAAGCAGCAACCGAGAGATTTATGCAGTACTCAGAGCTTGACAAAGTTCTGAAAGATAGAAATGCTCAGTGTGGAGAAGGTGTAAAGAGAAAAGGAGTGAGGAAGCTACCTTTACTCCCCAAATTCTCGGACATCTTGGATGGGGGACTGGCATTTGCTCATTACTGCGCAACCGGCAATGAGATCCTAAGAATGGCAACAGGAGCAACTCCTGGTACACGGGACTATGATAAGCAGCAGTGCATGGATTTGAATCTCTTGCCTCCCCAAATTCAACACCCTGTATATGGCTTGTGA
- the LOC123045427 gene encoding digalactosyldiacylglycerol synthase 1, chloroplastic isoform X2 produces MGVDNPPPITGSGRDGDAFAFISKGWREVRDSATADLQLMRTRTDRELGRLLASASALAGPGPAQPVAAGAPFAELEFVRKRIQPKIAELRKQYSSTVLDGWPPKSGASLRVDLSGITAIRNAIVSSGKADGGDEGKEWEVVRMIRNGLKEFERRSLSSEMSAGFRVRTDFVEKFKLSLKSMNKESQEPKDAPPLNLTEILAYLVRQSGPFLDQLGVQRDLCEKLVDTLYSKRNGRLMHPPFSGDRSLIGNEDITNELDLRIARVLESTGYHREGFWNDPSKYKISDNRRHVAIVTTASLPWMTGTAINPLFRAAYLARSTMQKVTLVVPWLCKSDQQLVYPDNITFCSPEEQETYIRNWLQERLGFAANFKISFYPGKFSKERRSIIPAGDTSEFISSGEADIAILEEPEHLNWYHHGKRWTDKFNHVIGVVHTNYLEYIKREKNGALQAFLVKHINNWVTRAYCHKVLRLSAATQDLPRSIICNVHGVNPKFLNIGEKVIADRERGHNSFSKGAYFLGKMVWAKGYKELIDLLYKHKNDLEGFKLDVYGNGEDSQAVQAAARKLDLGINFYKGKDHADDSLHGYKVFINPSVSDVLCTATAEALAMGKFVICPDHPSNEFFKSFPNCLMYRTPEEFVARVKEAMSSEPQPLTPEKRYSLSWEAATERFMQYSELDKVLKDRNAQCGEGVKRKGVRKLPLLPKFSDILDGGLAFAHYCATGNEILRMATGATPGTRDYDKQQCMDLNLLPPQIQHPVYGL; encoded by the exons ATGGGCGTGGATAATCCGCCGCCGATCACCGGCTCCGGCCGCGACGGCGACGCGTTCGCTTTCATCTCCAAGGGATGGCGCGAGGTGCGGGACTCGGCGACCGCCGACCTGCAGCTGATGCGGACGCGGACCGACAGGGAGCTGGGGCGCCTCCTCGCGTCGGCGTCGGCGCTCGCGGGGCCCGGACCGGCGCAGCCGGTGGCCGCGGGGGCGCCCTTCGCGGAGCTGGAGTTCGTGCGGAAGCGGATCCAACCCAAGATTGCGGAGCTGAGGAAGCAGTACTCGTCGACAGTGCTCGACGGATGGCCGCCAAAGTCCGGCGCCAGCCTCCGCGTCGACCTCTCTGGGATTACGGCTATCCGCAACGCCATTGTGTCCAGCGGGAAGGCTGATGGCGGTGACGAGGGGAAGGAGTGGGAGGTCGTCAGGATGATACGGAACGGGCTCAAGGAGTTCGAGCGCCGGAGCCTGTCAAGTGAGATGTCTGCTGGGTTTCGTGTCCGCACCGACTTTGTGGAGAAATTTAAACTGAGCTTG AAATCTATGAACAAAGAGTCTCAGGAACCGAAG GATGCCCCGCCACTGAATCTAACTGAAATACTGGCATATCTAGTCAGGCAGTCTGGACCATTCTTGGATCAACTTGGTGTACAAAGAG ATCTGTGTGAAAAACTAGTGGACACATTGTACAGTAAACGGAATGGCCGGCTCATGCATCCGCCTTTTTCAGGAGATAGATCCTTAATTGGTAATGAGGACATAACTAATGAGCTTGATCTAAGAATAGCTAGGGTGCTAGAAAGTACTGGCTATCACAGAGAAGGTTTTTGGAACGATCCTTCAAAGTACAAGATCTCAGACAACAGACGACATGTTGCAATTGTCACCACAGCAAGTCTTCCGTGGATGACTGGGACAGCTATCAATCCACTGTTCCGTGCTGCATATCTGGCAAGAAGTACAATGCAAAAAGTGACACTAGTGGTTCCTTGGCTCTGTAAGTCAGACCAGCAACTAGTCTACCCGGATAACATCACCTTTTGTTCACCAGAAGAGCAAGAAACTTATATTAGGAACTGGCTACAGGAAAGACTTGGCTTTGCAGCAAATTTTAAGATATCCTTCTATCCTGGCAAG TTCTCAAAAGAGCGACGAAGCATTATTCCTGCAGGGGATACCTCAGAATTCATTTCCTCAGGAGAAGCTGATATAGCAATTTTGGAAGAACCAGAGCATCTCAATTGGTATCATCATGGGAAGCGTTGGACAGATAAGTTCAATCATGTCATTGGCGTAGTTCATACAAATTATCTAGAGTATATCAAAAGGGAGAAAAATGGTGCTCTTCAAGCTTTCCTTGTTAAACATATCAATAATTGGGTGACTAGGGCATACTGCCACAAG GTTTTACGTCTTTCTGCAGCAACTCAAGATCTACCCAGGTCCATCATTTGCAACGTTCATGGTGTAAATCCAAAGTTCCTCAATATTGGCGAAAAAGTAATAGCGGACAGGGAGCGTGGACATAACTCTTTTTCCAAGGGAGCATACTTTCTTGGGAAGATGGTTTGGGCTAAAGGCTATAAAGAACTGATTGATTTGTTATACAAACACAAAAATGACTTGGAGGGCTTCAAGTTAGATGTTTATGGAAATGGCGAGGATTCACAGGCTGTCCAGGCTGCTGCTAGGAAATTGGATTTGGGCATCAATTTCTACAAGGGAAAGGACCATGCCGATGATTCACTCCATGG GTACAAGGTTTTCATCAATCCCAGTGTTAGTGATGTACTGTGCACAGCAACTGCTGAGGCTCTTGCAATGGGGAAATTTGTTATCTGCCCCGATCATCCATCAAATGAATTTTTCAAGTCATTTCCCAACTGCTTGATGTATAGAACTCCAGAGGAATTTGTTGCCCGAGTGAAGGAGGCCATGTCTAGTGAACCTCAACCTTTGACCCCTGAGAAAAGATACAGTTTGTCGTGGGAAGCAGCAACCGAGAGATTTATGCAGTACTCAGAGCTTGACAAAGTTCTGAAAGATAGAAATGCTCAGTGTGGAGAAGGTGTAAAGAGAAAAGGAGTGAGGAAGCTACCTTTACTCCCCAAATTCTCGGACATCTTGGATGGGGGACTGGCATTTGCTCATTACTGCGCAACCGGCAATGAGATCCTAAGAATGGCAACAGGAGCAACTCCTGGTACACGGGACTATGATAAGCAGCAGTGCATGGATTTGAATCTCTTGCCTCCCCAAATTCAACACCCTGTATATGGCTTGTGA